From the genome of Cystobacter fuscus DSM 2262:
TCTTCGAGTGGGACTTCTGCCCGGGCAACGTCCTGGATGACGGCGAGCGGGTGACGCTCTTCGACTTCGGCTACATGTACCGGTTCGAGCCGCGCCAGCACTACAACAACAACGGGCTCGCGACGCCCCTGTTCCATGGCATCGAGCGCTTCGAGACGCGCAACTTCTTCGACCACCTCCTGCGCAATCCCCAGGGCCTGGACGAGCGACAGCTCCTGTCCGCATACCGGGAGGAGAAGACGTACGCGCTCAGGCACTACGAGGACAAGCGAGCGCGGCTGGAGGCCATGGGCACCGGGGAACACGTGCTGTCCTGGCAGCGAGGCATCAACGAGCGCTGGCAGCGGGCCTTGAGGGGTGACGAGGACTTGCGGCGCCTGTACCTCGTCGAGGGTTTCCGCTCCCACGTGCTGGACCTGTTCGATGACCTGCACGGCCAATCCTGCACGCCGACCACCGTCCAGCGGGCCGATTGGGCCCTGGGCGCCCTCCGGGAACACTTCACCCTGCTGCGTGAGGAGCAGGGGTTCTTCTTCGGGGACGAGGCGCTGACCCAGCCAGAGTTGCTGCGCAAGTACGAGCAACTCCGGGAGAAGGCCCTGGAATACCAACTGCGGCCCTGACCCGACGAGTTGCCACCCTGTCCGAGAAGTTGGACCCGAGAGGGAGTCTCACCAGGTAGGTATGCGCCCCGCGGAGCTGCTAGCGTGTGGCGCCATGAACGAGCGGGACACGCCGGACCTGCCGCCCGGCACGAACGTCAACGGCGCGATCATCGAGGAGCTGGTGGAACGTGGGGGCTACGGCACCGTGTACCGGGCACGGGACAAGCTGACGGGCATCCTGTTCGCCCTCAAGTTCGTCCCGCTCCACCGGGCCAGGCAGTGGGCCGAGCGCGAGGGCATCCTCGCCATGCCTTTCCAACACAAGAACCTCGTGCAGCAGGTGGGCTTCAGCTACTGGCCGCCCGTGCTGCCCGAGTTCTTCTGCTTGAAGATGATTTACGTCGAGGGCCGCCCGCTCGACGTGTGGGCCTGGGAAGAGAACCCCGATACGTGGGCCGTGGTGGGCAAGGTGGTGGGGGTGGCGCGCGGGCTGGCCGTGGCGCATGACAAGCAGGTGGTCCACCGGGACGTGAAGGAAGCCAACATCCTCGTGCGCGAGGAGGATGGGGAGCCGGTGCTGGTGGACTTCGGGGCCGCCAGGCGTGAGGGGCAGACCACCCTCACCGAGGGCCTGTTCCCCCCGGGGACGCCCCACTACCGCAGCCCGGAGGCGTGGCGTTTCGGCCTGGAGCACTGGGACGACCGGCGAGTCACCTACCGGCCCGGCAAGGCGGACGACCAATACGCGCTGGGCGTGGTGCTCTACCGGTTGCTCACCCGTCGTTTTCCCTTCGAGGTGGCGTGGGAGGACGAGGCCTCGGTGCAGGCCATCATCCACCAGGAGCCCCTGCCGCCGCACATCGTCAACCCCAACGTGCCGCTGGTGGTGAGTGACGTGTGCATGAAGCTCTTGGAGAAGACGCCGGAGAAGCGCTACCCGAGCGTCCTGGAGTTGGTGAAGGAGCTGTCGCACCTGCAGGCCCGTGCGGATGCGTCCTGGCAGGTGCCCCTGCATGACGGCCCCCATGGACCGAGGCGAGGCCGCCGGGCAGCCGCGGCGCGGAAGAAGCCCGAGGCGGCCGAGCCCTCCGTGGAGCCCACTCCGGCGACACCGACTCCGGCCACGGTGGCGCAGGTGCCCGTGCAGGCCATGGCGCTCCAGGCGCTTCGGCGTGCGGCGGTGTGGATGGCCGTGCTGGTGGGCGTGGCCCTCGCCGGGGGGTGGCTCGCGCGACGGTGGACGCCCGAGTCCCCATCCGTGGCGTCCTCCGCCCCCTCCCCAACGTGGAAATCACTTCCTGGTCAGGAAGTGGCGCCCCCGTGGTCGCCACCGGAGATTGAGCGGGCCGCAGCTCCGCCCCCGGCGAAGCAAACCCCTGCGGTCGTCGCCTCGCTGGTGACGCGACCCAAGGACGACGCCTTGAAGAAGCCGCAGGCTCCCAGCCCCCCGGGGGACAAGAAGCAGAAGGGGACCCTCTCAACCGTGGCCAGGTGGTGTGTCGGTGCCGCCGCTGCCGCCAACACGGCGTGTCCTGGTGCTCAGGTGCGTCCCGCCCCCGAAGCCGAGCCGTGCCCGGCGGGTGCCGTCGAAACCATGGAAACGCTCGACATCGGCATTGGGAGCACGGGCCTCGTCACCCTCACCCTCGAAGACGCCCAACCCATCACCGTACGCGAGGGCGTCACATCCGCGTGGTTGGTTTATGGGGGCAGTCCCCGATCAGTGCCAGGTACTCATTGGAAGTTGCCAGAGAAGACCATCCTCTCTGGCCGACTCCATTTCGGAGACGGTCGCGCCTATGTCCGTTACACCGAGGCCCGAACACCCACGGGGGACACGTTCAAGGTCTGCCTGGAGGCGGGGGCCGAGGGTAGAAGTGGCGTCCCAGTGAAGCCTGATGGCGGACCAGAGACCGCCAAGGTCTACTCCTCCATAGCCGTGGAGGCGGTACGCCGTTTCGAGTAGCGCTGTCCGAGCGGTTCGCGGGCAGGGGCTTGGGAGCGCTCCTGCCCTACCGGGCGGGAAGGTGTGGTAGAGGCCCACTTCTCCAGTCTCTACCCCATCTGCTGGAGGTCCCCGCTCCGTGCTCACCTCGTCCCCCGCCGTGCTCTTGCTCCTGGCGCTCCTCGCGGATGTCAGCGCTACCACGCAGCCATCTCTCCCGGACTGTGAGGCGTCGCCACACCGGCTCGAGCTGTTGGCGGCTCCCACCGACAAGGTGCCAGAGGTGTGCGTCAGCCCCGACCTTCCCACCACCTTTCGGTTCGACTCGCCGCTGCCACCGGGTGGGGTGGAGTTGCAAGAGCGAGAACGCTTCGAGGACGTGTCAATGGGGACGCGAAGCCTCACCGTCATCCCCCCGGAAGATCTCCGGTCCGGGGAACGGCTCAAACTGGTGGTGCGATTCACGGATGGTGCCGCCCCAAGGAGCGCCACCTTCGAGCTGGTGAGCCACCCGGCACGGGCCGCGCGGCAGGTGGAAGTCTTCCGCAATCGGCGCACCGTTGAGGACTACCAGCAAGAGGTCAAGGAGAAGGAGGCCCGAATCCGGCAGCTTCAAACGGAGTTGGTGCGAATGCAGGCGGAAGGGTGCGGGCTGGGCATCACGGGGTTGATCGCCAGCGGGCTGTTGAAGGTGGACGAGCAGAACGCGCAAGGCGTCATGGCCAAAATCCTCATGAACGTCAGCACCAGCCCCTCGGCCAACGCGCTCATCGAGCGAACCGTCATCAGCTACCGCTCCACCACCATCGCGCGCGGGGAAAAAGACAAAGACGTGATGCGGGTGGCCGTGGCGATGCTCATGGAGAACCGCGGCACGGAGCCCTGGACAGCGAAGGATGCGGCGTTGCTGGTGGGAAAAGGCCAGGACGTGAAGGAGGCGAAGGTGTGGCAGCTCGCGCCGATTCCGCCGGGCCAGACGGACCTCGTCATGGTGGAGACGGAGATGCTGGCGCAGGAGGCGCGGGGCACCTTCACCCTCAAGCTGTGGGACGAGAACGGCGACCGGCTTGTCACCCGGGGCGGAGTGACCTTCCCGTGAACCCCGCTCCGGTGGTTTTCGTACCCATTGGGTATTCTTCCGGACTGGCTACCCAAGGAGGGGTGGCCGGGAGGAATCCCCATGAAGCTGTGCGGCACGGCTGTGATGCTGGTTCTTCTCGTCGGGTGTGGCACCGCCTCCCGGGTCGTGAGCCTGGACACGGGGCAGACCGACCCCATTGTCTTCACCCCTCGTTCCGGCGCCAGACCGGTGGCACTGGGCAACGGCGAGTTCAAGAAGGCCGTGTCGGAACTGGCTCGGGATGTGCGGCCCCCCACGCGGCCCCAGGAAGCAGCGCGGCGGCTGTTCGAGGTGGAGGCACGGAGCGGTTCGTACACGTACGAGCCACCTGGCCACCGCATCACTCCGCTCGAGCCGGGCGAGCATCTCGAGGGGCAGTCAACAACGGCGGAGGTGGAGTTGACGCGCGCCTACTTGCGCTGGTGCGAGCGCACTGGCAGGCCCGGGGACTGTCTCCGCCTGCTGACGGAAAGCCCCATCATCAACGGGGACGGTCGTTTCGCGCTCGCCATGGCCATGGCCAAGGGCGCCGTGCTGGACGAGATGCTGGAGGCGTTCAAGGACATGGCTGACCCCCACGCCATGGTGGCGTCGGTGCTCTGGACCTGGACCACGTACATGGTCCTCATTTCCATTCCCGATGTGACGATCTCCAAGGGCCTCGCGGCGGTAATGACCGCCACGATCATTTCCTACGTGGGCGTCGAGACCTTCTGGGGCCTCGTCGTGGGCTTCAAGCGGCTGATGGACGAGGCGGACCGGGCCACCACATTCAACGAGCTGCGCGCAACGGGCGAGCGGTACGGCAAGCGCATGGGCCGGAACGCGGCGCGAGCGTTCGCCATGCTGGCCATGGCGGCCATCGGCAACACGGCGCCAGGGCTGGCCGCGAAGGTGCCGAAACTGCCCGGCTCCATGCAGGCGGCCGTACAAGCCGAGACGCAGGTGGGCATCCATCTCGCGGCGGTGGGGGAAGTGGAGACGATCGCCGTGAGTGCCGAGACCGTCACTATCGCCCTGGCGCCGGGTGCGGTGGCGATGACGATGCGAGGGCGCCAGACAAGCTCCAACCCATCGGAGTCGATCAAGTCCCTGAAGGCACGACTGGCGGAGCACCGCCAGAAGCTGGCGGACTACAAGGCCAACCCCGATGCTTTCGACAATCAGGGCATCTTGAGGAACGCCCCCTCACCAGAGGTCCGGCAGAGGATCATCAACGGCCGGATCAAGCACCTGGAGGACGAGATCAGGGCGTTCGAGAAGGCCATCAGAGACTTGGGAGGAGCACCGTGAAGATTCAGCTTTCCGACCTGCGACGGGCAGCAAATGCCCTGTTCGACC
Proteins encoded in this window:
- a CDS encoding DUF2381 family protein codes for the protein MLTSSPAVLLLLALLADVSATTQPSLPDCEASPHRLELLAAPTDKVPEVCVSPDLPTTFRFDSPLPPGGVELQERERFEDVSMGTRSLTVIPPEDLRSGERLKLVVRFTDGAAPRSATFELVSHPARAARQVEVFRNRRTVEDYQQEVKEKEARIRQLQTELVRMQAEGCGLGITGLIASGLLKVDEQNAQGVMAKILMNVSTSPSANALIERTVISYRSTTIARGEKDKDVMRVAVAMLMENRGTEPWTAKDAALLVGKGQDVKEAKVWQLAPIPPGQTDLVMVETEMLAQEARGTFTLKLWDENGDRLVTRGGVTFP
- a CDS encoding serine/threonine protein kinase; the protein is MRPAELLACGAMNERDTPDLPPGTNVNGAIIEELVERGGYGTVYRARDKLTGILFALKFVPLHRARQWAEREGILAMPFQHKNLVQQVGFSYWPPVLPEFFCLKMIYVEGRPLDVWAWEENPDTWAVVGKVVGVARGLAVAHDKQVVHRDVKEANILVREEDGEPVLVDFGAARREGQTTLTEGLFPPGTPHYRSPEAWRFGLEHWDDRRVTYRPGKADDQYALGVVLYRLLTRRFPFEVAWEDEASVQAIIHQEPLPPHIVNPNVPLVVSDVCMKLLEKTPEKRYPSVLELVKELSHLQARADASWQVPLHDGPHGPRRGRRAAAARKKPEAAEPSVEPTPATPTPATVAQVPVQAMALQALRRAAVWMAVLVGVALAGGWLARRWTPESPSVASSAPSPTWKSLPGQEVAPPWSPPEIERAAAPPPAKQTPAVVASLVTRPKDDALKKPQAPSPPGDKKQKGTLSTVARWCVGAAAAANTACPGAQVRPAPEAEPCPAGAVETMETLDIGIGSTGLVTLTLEDAQPITVREGVTSAWLVYGGSPRSVPGTHWKLPEKTILSGRLHFGDGRAYVRYTEARTPTGDTFKVCLEAGAEGRSGVPVKPDGGPETAKVYSSIAVEAVRRFE